One window of the Enterobacter huaxiensis genome contains the following:
- a CDS encoding fimbrial chaperone, translating into MPGRIVGVLLACYLTGISTLASAGVIIGGTRVIYLSDKPDATITIKNNEATVPYLIQTWIDPFNNIQTARKPPFTVIPPVSRLEAGQEKVLRIMKVEGELPQDRESVFWLNIKNIPPTSGKPNSLEIAIKTRIKLFWRPATLNITPERAASRVKWHVQNRQLILENPTPLYINVMNVTVDGKDVPLNIVPPFETLHLPLPEGVNGRALVWRFVNDFGAISQDIKVAL; encoded by the coding sequence ATGCCAGGACGTATAGTAGGTGTGTTATTAGCGTGTTATCTTACCGGTATTTCTACGCTGGCATCCGCAGGGGTCATTATTGGCGGCACCCGAGTGATTTATTTAAGTGATAAACCTGACGCGACTATTACTATTAAGAATAATGAAGCGACGGTTCCTTATCTTATCCAGACGTGGATCGATCCGTTTAATAATATTCAAACAGCAAGAAAACCCCCTTTTACCGTTATTCCCCCCGTCTCTCGCCTGGAGGCCGGACAGGAAAAAGTACTGCGTATTATGAAAGTAGAGGGCGAACTCCCTCAGGATCGTGAGTCAGTGTTCTGGCTGAATATCAAGAACATCCCACCAACCAGTGGAAAACCTAATTCCCTTGAAATCGCAATTAAGACGCGTATTAAGCTCTTCTGGCGTCCCGCAACGCTGAATATCACTCCTGAACGTGCTGCTTCACGTGTGAAGTGGCACGTTCAGAATCGGCAACTGATTCTGGAAAATCCAACGCCGCTCTATATCAATGTAATGAATGTGACTGTTGACGGCAAAGATGTGCCGCTAAATATTGTCCCGCCTTTTGAAACCCTACATTTGCCGCTCCCTGAAGGCGTTAACGGCCGCGCTCTGGTCTGGCGGTTTGTGAATGATTTCGGTGCGATTAGCCAGGATATAAAAGTAGCGCTTTAA
- a CDS encoding fimbria/pilus outer membrane usher protein, protein MECSRFFIALASGVFLGLSSEATARDMFNPALLEIDHPVDIDIHQFNRANNLPAGIYKVDIQVNGEYVDRRDVSFSEDTATRSLHPCFSNVKTVLAELGVKVAAIKALNDIDEKTCLDPAPLVPGSTWTFDTDKLQLNVTLPQIYIDVAARGFISPSRWDEGINALMVNYDFSGSSTVHASEGDKDDFYYLNLRNGANLGAWRLRNYSTLNVTDGHSSYHSISTYVQRNIAALRSQIMLGDTWTASEVFDGTQVRGMRLYTDDDMLPSSLTGFAPVVRGVAKSNATVIVRQNGYIIYQSAVPQGAFALKDLNTTNSGGDLDVTIKEEDGSEQHFTQPYASLAILKREDQTDVDLSVGELRDQNDFQPTLFQAQVLRGLPAGVTLYGGVQAASDYTSAAMGLGKDMGSLGAISVDVTHARAQFEDSEDESGQSYRFLYSKRFDDTNTTFRLVGYRYSTQGYYTLNEWASRQNNDGDFWTTGNRRSRLEGTWTQSFGDGMGNIYLTLSRQQYWKTNEVERLVQLGYSNYWRNISWNVSWNYTDSLTSAYNTSDNDSRNSPQSEQIFMLSLSVPLSGWLHDSYVNYGFTQNNHGKGMHQVGLSGTALDAHNLSWNVQQSYDADDDAYNSSAGMGYDGTYGSVNASYDYNQDNQRLNYGVKGGVLAHGDGITFSQEMGETVALVKAPGAAGLGLENGTGKATDWRGYTVQTQLNAYDENRVEIDSDYFAKANVEIDNSILSVIPTRGAVVRAEFATHVGYRVLFSVRQKNGKPVPFGAMATANLSTGTVSGIAGENGELYLSGMPEEGAFVLTWGADKAAIACPVNYRLRQPEGVGLVQVSAVCQ, encoded by the coding sequence ATGGAGTGTTCCCGTTTTTTCATCGCGCTTGCTTCAGGGGTGTTTCTTGGTTTATCCAGCGAAGCAACTGCCAGGGATATGTTCAACCCTGCGCTTCTTGAAATTGATCATCCGGTGGATATCGATATTCACCAGTTTAACCGCGCGAATAACCTGCCTGCGGGGATCTATAAGGTTGATATCCAGGTTAACGGCGAATACGTTGACCGTCGGGATGTATCCTTTAGTGAGGATACGGCAACCCGCAGTCTGCATCCTTGCTTTTCTAACGTTAAAACCGTGCTTGCTGAACTGGGCGTCAAAGTCGCTGCAATTAAGGCGCTTAACGATATTGATGAAAAAACCTGTCTGGATCCCGCGCCGCTTGTACCGGGATCAACATGGACATTCGATACCGATAAGCTCCAGCTCAACGTCACTCTTCCGCAAATTTATATTGATGTTGCTGCACGTGGGTTTATCAGCCCTTCACGCTGGGATGAGGGCATCAATGCGCTCATGGTGAACTATGATTTTTCCGGCTCAAGCACGGTGCACGCCAGCGAGGGGGATAAAGATGATTTTTATTATCTCAACCTGCGCAACGGTGCCAACCTGGGGGCATGGCGTTTACGCAACTACAGTACGCTGAACGTTACGGATGGGCACTCCAGTTACCATTCAATTAGTACCTACGTGCAGCGTAATATTGCAGCATTGCGCAGCCAAATCATGCTGGGAGACACGTGGACGGCGAGCGAGGTATTTGACGGTACGCAGGTGCGCGGTATGCGTCTCTATACTGACGATGACATGCTGCCTTCGAGCCTGACAGGATTTGCACCAGTGGTGCGTGGTGTTGCGAAAAGCAACGCCACGGTTATTGTGCGGCAAAATGGCTACATCATTTACCAGTCGGCCGTGCCGCAGGGGGCGTTTGCGCTCAAGGATTTAAACACGACCAATTCAGGTGGCGACCTTGATGTCACCATCAAAGAGGAGGACGGTAGCGAGCAACATTTTACTCAGCCTTACGCCTCGCTGGCGATCCTGAAGCGTGAAGACCAAACCGATGTCGATCTCAGCGTAGGAGAACTGCGCGATCAAAACGACTTCCAGCCGACCCTCTTCCAGGCGCAGGTTTTACGTGGTTTGCCTGCGGGCGTGACCTTGTACGGCGGCGTGCAGGCTGCAAGTGACTATACTTCCGCCGCGATGGGGCTGGGGAAAGATATGGGATCGCTTGGGGCTATTTCTGTGGACGTTACGCATGCTCGCGCTCAGTTTGAAGATAGCGAGGACGAGAGCGGGCAATCCTACCGTTTTCTTTACTCCAAACGTTTTGATGATACCAATACCACGTTTCGTTTGGTCGGGTACCGATACTCCACACAGGGCTACTACACCCTGAACGAGTGGGCATCTCGCCAGAATAATGACGGTGATTTCTGGACCACGGGTAACCGCCGTAGCCGGCTGGAAGGGACATGGACGCAAAGCTTCGGCGACGGGATGGGAAATATCTATCTGACGCTGAGCCGCCAGCAGTACTGGAAAACGAACGAAGTCGAGCGTCTGGTGCAGCTGGGCTATAGCAATTACTGGCGCAATATTTCGTGGAACGTCTCCTGGAACTACACCGATTCACTCACGTCTGCCTATAACACCTCAGACAACGATTCCCGCAACAGCCCGCAGAGCGAACAAATTTTTATGCTGTCGCTCTCCGTACCGCTTTCAGGCTGGCTGCATGACAGTTACGTCAACTACGGCTTTACGCAGAATAATCATGGAAAAGGCATGCATCAGGTTGGGTTGAGCGGTACTGCGCTGGATGCGCATAACCTCTCCTGGAACGTACAGCAGTCTTATGATGCGGATGACGATGCATACAACAGCAGTGCAGGAATGGGGTATGACGGTACCTATGGTTCGGTGAACGCCAGTTACGACTATAACCAGGATAATCAGCGGCTTAATTATGGTGTTAAGGGTGGAGTTCTGGCGCACGGCGACGGGATAACATTCTCGCAAGAGATGGGCGAAACCGTAGCGCTGGTGAAAGCCCCCGGTGCTGCCGGGTTGGGGCTGGAAAACGGCACCGGTAAAGCGACGGACTGGCGTGGCTACACGGTGCAGACTCAGCTCAACGCTTATGATGAAAACAGGGTAGAGATAGACAGTGACTATTTTGCGAAGGCCAACGTTGAAATTGATAACAGCATACTCAGCGTCATCCCGACGCGCGGCGCGGTAGTACGAGCGGAGTTTGCCACTCACGTGGGCTATCGCGTCCTGTTTAGCGTGAGGCAAAAGAACGGGAAACCCGTACCGTTTGGCGCAATGGCCACGGCAAATCTGTCAACGGGCACCGTAAGCGGCATTGCCGGTGAAAATGGAGAGCTCTATCTCTCTGGAATGCCAGAGGAGGGCGCGTTTGTACTGACATGGGGCGCAGATAAAGCAGCGATCGCCTGCCCGGTTAACTATCGCCTTCGCCAGCCTGAAGGGGTTGGGCTGGTACAGGTATCGGCAGTATGCCAATAG
- the stgD gene encoding fimbrial protein StgD, translated as MKFRTQLFLTALTMLMTPVCKAYTTGDGICHTVGGANIYNLNLNGKQIPADKNKASTEVRDLETLSASTTYKAQCDCLTHFTTTFRTMYYTARSTLSTDRVINGYTYYRLSDNLSIATSVQVLGRDFIPVPFTAEPNKMTHGTYCYAPGEEGDEVTLDTGSKIQVSFLINKPFIGRISVPGTVVADLYGGLDEASSTASTDKMAEIRIVGDIVVPQNCEIAPGQTLEIDFGKIPATDFSSTKGAAVSGRKVKKTIQVQCTGMLNENIVYSTFRADPVDADAMMMKVNGNDDVGITVYDKWDRQVNVNGGKMDMDRGINTGGAENNSLTFSAAPASATGAQPKPGAFEAYATVTLEIEH; from the coding sequence ATGAAATTCAGGACACAGCTATTTTTAACCGCGCTGACGATGCTTATGACGCCGGTATGCAAGGCCTACACGACTGGCGATGGCATATGCCATACGGTGGGGGGAGCCAACATCTATAATCTTAACTTAAACGGCAAACAGATTCCGGCGGATAAAAATAAAGCCAGTACAGAGGTGAGAGATCTGGAAACGTTGTCCGCATCCACGACCTACAAGGCTCAATGTGATTGCCTGACCCATTTTACAACAACATTTCGCACGATGTACTACACCGCGCGGTCAACGTTGAGCACGGACCGGGTAATAAACGGCTACACCTATTACCGACTCAGTGACAATCTCAGCATTGCTACGTCCGTACAGGTTCTTGGGAGGGATTTCATTCCTGTCCCATTCACTGCTGAACCAAACAAAATGACCCATGGGACCTATTGCTATGCGCCGGGCGAAGAGGGGGATGAGGTCACCCTGGATACAGGGTCAAAAATACAGGTCTCCTTTTTAATTAATAAGCCGTTTATTGGCCGGATTAGCGTACCCGGCACGGTGGTGGCCGATCTCTATGGCGGGCTGGACGAGGCTTCCTCCACTGCCAGCACAGACAAAATGGCGGAAATAAGAATCGTCGGTGATATCGTGGTTCCACAGAACTGTGAGATCGCCCCGGGCCAGACGCTGGAAATTGATTTCGGCAAAATCCCTGCCACTGACTTTTCCTCCACCAAAGGCGCTGCCGTGAGCGGTCGCAAGGTGAAAAAGACGATTCAGGTGCAGTGTACGGGCATGCTGAATGAAAATATTGTCTATTCTACCTTCCGCGCCGACCCTGTCGATGCAGATGCGATGATGATGAAAGTCAACGGCAACGATGACGTGGGCATCACCGTGTACGACAAGTGGGATCGTCAGGTCAATGTGAATGGCGGAAAAATGGATATGGACAGGGGAATAAACACAGGTGGTGCCGAAAACAATTCGCTCACCTTTTCCGCCGCGCCTGCCAGTGCAACGGGGGCCCAGCCCAAACCGGGCGCCTTTGAAGCTTATGCGACCGTTACCCTCGAAATTGAACACTAA
- the pstS gene encoding phosphate ABC transporter substrate-binding protein PstS, producing the protein MKVMRTTVATVVAATLSMSAFSAFAAASLTGAGATFPAPVYAKWADTYQKETGNKVNYQGIGSSGGVKQITANTVDFGASDAPLSDEKLNQEGLFQFPTVIGGVVLAVNIPGLKSGELVLDGKTLGDIYLGKIKKWDDEAITKLNPGVKLPSQNIAVVRRADGSGTSFVFTSYLAKVNEEWKSKIGAGSTVNWPTGLGGKGNDGIAAFVQRLPGSIGYVEYAYAKQNNLAYTKLVSADGKPVSPTEENFANAAKGADWSKSFAQDLTNQKGDEAWPITSTTFILVHKEQKKPEQGAEVLKFFDWAYKNGGKQANDLDYASLPDSVVEQIRAAWKTNVKDSSGKALY; encoded by the coding sequence ATGAAAGTTATGCGTACCACTGTCGCAACTGTTGTCGCCGCGACCTTATCGATGAGCGCTTTCTCTGCATTTGCAGCAGCAAGCCTGACTGGCGCTGGTGCAACATTCCCTGCGCCGGTGTATGCCAAATGGGCAGATACCTACCAGAAAGAAACCGGCAACAAGGTTAACTATCAGGGTATCGGCTCCTCCGGTGGCGTAAAACAAATTACCGCTAACACCGTTGATTTCGGCGCGTCAGATGCCCCTCTGTCTGATGAAAAACTGAATCAGGAAGGCCTGTTCCAGTTCCCGACCGTAATCGGCGGCGTTGTGCTGGCTGTTAACATCCCTGGCCTGAAGTCAGGCGAGCTGGTGCTGGACGGCAAAACCCTGGGCGACATCTACCTGGGCAAAATCAAAAAATGGGATGACGAAGCCATCACCAAACTGAACCCGGGCGTTAAGCTGCCTTCGCAGAACATCGCTGTGGTGCGTCGCGCTGACGGTTCTGGTACCTCCTTCGTCTTCACCAGCTACCTGGCGAAAGTCAACGAAGAGTGGAAGTCTAAAATTGGCGCCGGCTCTACCGTTAACTGGCCAACCGGTCTGGGCGGTAAAGGCAACGACGGTATCGCCGCGTTCGTACAGCGTCTGCCGGGCTCCATCGGTTATGTAGAATACGCATACGCTAAGCAGAACAATCTGGCCTACACCAAACTGGTGTCTGCCGACGGCAAACCGGTTAGCCCGACCGAAGAGAACTTCGCCAACGCCGCCAAAGGCGCTGACTGGAGCAAATCCTTCGCGCAGGATCTGACTAACCAGAAAGGCGACGAGGCGTGGCCAATCACCTCTACCACCTTCATTCTGGTTCACAAAGAGCAGAAGAAGCCTGAGCAGGGTGCTGAAGTACTGAAGTTCTTCGACTGGGCATACAAAAACGGCGGCAAACAGGCGAATGACCTGGATTACGCCAGCCTGCCGGACAGCGTGGTTGAGCAGATTCGTGCTGCATGGAAAACCAACGTGAAAGACAGCAGCGGTAAAGCGCTGTACTAA
- the pstC gene encoding phosphate ABC transporter permease PstC — translation MAATKPAFNPPGKKGDMIFSALVKLAALIVLLLLGGIIVSLIFSSWPSIQKFGFSFLWTKEWDAPNEVFGALVPIYGTLVTSFIALLIAVPVSFGIALFLTELAPGWLRRPLGIAIELLAAIPSIVYGMWGLFIFAPLFATYFQEPVGNVLSAIPFVGALFAGPAFGIGILAAGVILAIMIIPYIAAVMRDVFEQTPVMMKESAYGIGCTTWEVIWRIVLPFTKNGVIGGVMLGLGRALGETMAVTFIIGNTYQLDSVSLFMPGNSITSALANEFAEAESGLHVAALMELGLILFVITFIVLAISKLMVMRLAKNEGAR, via the coding sequence ATGGCTGCAACCAAGCCTGCATTTAACCCTCCGGGTAAAAAAGGTGACATGATTTTCAGCGCGCTGGTGAAACTGGCTGCGCTGATTGTGCTATTGCTGCTGGGCGGCATTATCGTGTCTCTGATTTTCTCCTCGTGGCCGAGCATCCAGAAATTCGGTTTCTCCTTCCTGTGGACCAAAGAGTGGGACGCGCCGAACGAAGTTTTTGGTGCGCTGGTGCCGATCTACGGCACGCTGGTGACCTCATTCATCGCGCTGCTGATTGCGGTTCCGGTGAGCTTTGGTATTGCCCTGTTCCTGACGGAGCTGGCGCCTGGCTGGCTGCGACGCCCGCTTGGCATCGCCATCGAACTGCTGGCAGCCATTCCGAGTATCGTTTACGGCATGTGGGGCCTGTTCATCTTCGCTCCGCTGTTTGCAACCTACTTCCAGGAGCCGGTCGGTAATGTCCTCTCTGCCATTCCGTTTGTAGGCGCGCTGTTCGCAGGCCCGGCATTCGGCATCGGTATTCTGGCGGCTGGCGTGATCCTCGCCATCATGATTATTCCGTACATTGCGGCGGTTATGCGCGATGTCTTCGAACAAACCCCGGTGATGATGAAAGAGTCGGCCTACGGCATCGGCTGCACCACCTGGGAAGTTATCTGGCGCATCGTTCTTCCGTTCACCAAAAATGGGGTGATCGGGGGCGTCATGCTGGGATTGGGCCGCGCGCTGGGTGAAACCATGGCGGTAACCTTTATCATCGGTAACACCTACCAGCTCGACAGCGTATCGCTGTTTATGCCGGGTAACAGTATTACCTCTGCGCTGGCGAACGAATTCGCCGAAGCGGAATCCGGGCTGCACGTTGCGGCGCTGATGGAGCTGGGCCTGATCCTGTTTGTTATCACCTTCATTGTTCTGGCGATTTCCAAGCTGATGGTTATGCGTCTTGCTAAAAATGAGGGGGCACGCTAA
- the pstA gene encoding phosphate ABC transporter permease PstA — MATLDMQNTTELAESRRKMQAKRRIKNRIALTLSMGTMAFGLFWLVWILFSTVVRGIDGMSLALFTEMTPPPNTAGGGLANALAGSGLLILWATVFGTPLGIMAGIYLAEYGRKSWLAEVIRFINDILLSAPSIVVGLFVYTVVVAQMQHFSGWAGVIALALLQVPIVIRTTENMLKLVPDSLREAAYALGTPKWKMISAITLKASISGIMTGILLAVARIAGETAPLLFTSLSNQFWSTDMMQPIANLPVTIFKFAMSPFVEWQQLAWAGVLIITLCVLLLNILARVIFAKKKHG, encoded by the coding sequence ATGGCGACTCTCGACATGCAAAACACCACCGAGCTGGCGGAATCCCGCCGCAAAATGCAGGCAAAGCGCCGCATTAAAAACCGTATCGCGCTGACGCTCTCAATGGGGACGATGGCATTCGGTCTGTTCTGGCTGGTGTGGATCCTGTTCTCGACGGTGGTTCGCGGCATCGACGGAATGTCGCTGGCGCTGTTCACCGAAATGACGCCGCCGCCGAACACGGCGGGCGGTGGTCTGGCGAACGCGCTGGCGGGAAGCGGCCTGCTGATCCTGTGGGCGACGGTCTTCGGTACCCCGCTCGGCATCATGGCGGGTATCTACCTGGCGGAGTACGGACGTAAATCATGGCTGGCTGAAGTTATTCGCTTCATCAACGATATTCTGCTGTCCGCACCGTCTATCGTTGTCGGTCTGTTCGTTTACACCGTTGTGGTGGCGCAGATGCAGCACTTCTCCGGCTGGGCGGGGGTTATTGCCCTGGCGCTGCTGCAGGTGCCGATTGTAATCCGAACCACCGAAAATATGCTGAAGCTGGTGCCGGACAGCCTGCGTGAAGCGGCTTACGCCCTGGGCACCCCGAAATGGAAGATGATCTCCGCGATTACGCTAAAAGCGTCAATCTCCGGGATTATGACCGGCATCCTGCTGGCCGTTGCGCGTATTGCGGGTGAAACGGCGCCGCTGCTGTTTACGTCGCTCTCCAACCAGTTCTGGAGCACGGACATGATGCAGCCGATTGCCAACCTGCCGGTGACAATCTTTAAATTTGCGATGAGCCCATTCGTGGAATGGCAGCAGCTGGCCTGGGCCGGGGTGCTGATCATCACCCTTTGCGTACTGTTGCTGAACATTCTGGCGCGCGTCATTTTCGCGAAGAAGAAACACGGTTAA
- the pstB gene encoding phosphate ABC transporter ATP-binding protein PstB: protein MSMVDTAPGKIQVRDLNFYYGKFHALKNINLDIAKNQVTAFIGPSGCGKSTLLRTFNKMYSLYPEQRAEGEIILDGENILTHAQDIALLRAKVGMVFQKPTPFPMSIYDNIAFGVRLFEKLSRTDMDERVQWALTKAALWNETKDKLHQSGYSLSGGQQQRLCIARGIAIRPEVLLLDEPCSALDPISTGRIEELITELKQDYTVVIVTHNMQQAARCSDHTAFMYLGELIEFSDTDALFTRPAKKQTEDYITGRYG from the coding sequence ATGAGTATGGTTGATACTGCCCCGGGTAAGATTCAGGTTCGTGATTTGAACTTCTACTACGGCAAATTCCATGCCCTGAAGAATATCAACCTGGATATCGCGAAGAACCAGGTCACGGCATTCATCGGTCCGTCTGGCTGTGGTAAATCCACGCTGCTGCGCACCTTTAACAAGATGTATTCGCTCTATCCGGAGCAGCGCGCCGAGGGTGAAATCATCCTCGACGGCGAAAACATTCTGACCCATGCCCAGGATATCGCCCTGCTGCGCGCGAAAGTGGGCATGGTGTTTCAGAAACCGACGCCCTTCCCGATGTCGATTTATGACAACATCGCCTTTGGCGTGCGTCTGTTTGAAAAGCTTTCCCGTACGGATATGGACGAGCGCGTGCAGTGGGCGTTGACCAAGGCCGCATTATGGAACGAAACCAAAGATAAGTTGCACCAGAGCGGGTACTCTCTCTCCGGTGGTCAGCAGCAGCGTCTGTGTATTGCGCGCGGTATCGCCATTCGCCCGGAAGTGCTGCTGCTGGATGAGCCGTGCTCGGCGCTGGACCCGATCTCAACCGGTCGTATTGAAGAGCTGATCACCGAGCTGAAGCAGGATTACACCGTGGTTATCGTTACCCACAACATGCAGCAGGCTGCGCGTTGTTCCGATCACACGGCGTTTATGTACCTGGGCGAATTGATTGAGTTCAGCGATACGGACGCGCTGTTCACCAGGCCCGCGAAGAAACAAACCGAAGATTACATTACTGGCCGCTACGGTTGA
- the phoU gene encoding phosphate signaling complex protein PhoU, which produces MDNLNLNKHISGQFNAELESIRTQVMTMGGMVEQQLSDAITAMHNQDSELAKRVIEGDKNVNMMEVAIDEACVRIIAKRQPTASDLRLVMAIIKTIAELERIGDVADKICRTALEKFSQQHQPLLVSLESLGRHTVQMLHDVLDAFARMDLDEAVRIYREDKKVDQEYEGIVRQLMTYMMEDSRTIPSVLTALFCARSIERIGDRCQNICEYIFYFVKGQDFRHVGGDELDKLLAGKDPKE; this is translated from the coding sequence ATGGACAACCTCAATCTTAATAAACACATTTCCGGCCAGTTTAACGCAGAGCTGGAAAGCATTCGTACCCAGGTGATGACCATGGGCGGCATGGTCGAGCAGCAGCTATCTGATGCGATTACGGCGATGCACAACCAGGACAGCGAGCTGGCGAAGCGCGTTATTGAAGGCGACAAAAACGTCAACATGATGGAAGTCGCTATCGACGAGGCCTGCGTGCGTATTATCGCCAAGCGTCAGCCGACGGCGAGCGACCTGCGTCTGGTGATGGCGATCATTAAAACCATCGCCGAGCTGGAACGTATTGGTGACGTTGCGGATAAAATCTGCCGTACGGCGCTGGAGAAGTTCTCTCAGCAGCACCAGCCGCTGCTGGTCAGCCTGGAGTCGCTGGGCCGCCACACCGTGCAGATGCTGCACGACGTGCTGGATGCTTTTGCGCGTATGGATCTGGACGAAGCGGTGCGTATCTACCGTGAAGACAAGAAAGTCGATCAGGAGTACGAAGGCATCGTGCGACAGCTGATGACCTACATGATGGAAGATTCCCGTACCATCCCAAGCGTGCTGACCGCGCTGTTCTGCGCGCGCTCAATCGAGCGTATCGGCGACCGCTGCCAGAACATTTGTGAATACATCTTCTACTTCGTGAAGGGTCAGGACTTCCGTCACGTGGGCGGCGACGAGCTGGACAAGCTGCTGGCGGGTAAAGATCCGAAAGAGTGA
- the yieH gene encoding 6-phosphogluconate phosphatase — MSGIEAVFFDCDGTLVDSEVICSRAYVAMFQEFGIALDLDEVFKRFKGVKLYEIIDIINEEHGVFLAKADLEPVYRAEVARLFDSELEVISGANALLDAMTVPICVVSNGPVSKMQHSLGKLEMLHHFPEKLFSGYDIQRWKPDPALMFHAAKAMNVNVENCILVDDSSAGAQSGIDAGMEVFYFCADPHNKPIDHPKVTTFTDLAQLPELWKARGWNITR, encoded by the coding sequence ATGTCCGGAATTGAAGCGGTATTTTTCGACTGCGACGGTACGCTGGTCGACAGTGAGGTCATTTGTTCCCGCGCGTATGTCGCCATGTTCCAGGAATTTGGCATTGCGCTCGATCTCGACGAGGTGTTCAAACGCTTTAAGGGCGTGAAGCTGTACGAGATCATCGACATCATTAACGAAGAGCACGGGGTCTTCCTGGCGAAAGCCGATCTGGAACCCGTTTACCGCGCCGAGGTCGCACGCCTCTTCGACTCGGAGCTGGAGGTCATTTCCGGCGCAAACGCGCTGCTTGATGCGATGACGGTGCCCATTTGCGTGGTCTCTAACGGCCCGGTCAGCAAAATGCAGCACTCGCTGGGCAAGCTGGAGATGTTGCATCACTTCCCGGAAAAACTGTTCAGCGGCTACGATATCCAGCGCTGGAAGCCAGACCCGGCACTGATGTTCCATGCAGCGAAGGCGATGAACGTCAACGTAGAAAACTGCATTCTGGTGGATGACTCGTCTGCGGGAGCGCAGTCGGGGATTGATGCGGGCATGGAGGTGTTTTACTTCTGCGCCGATCCGCACAACAAGCCGATCGATCATCCCAAAGTGACGACCTTTACCGATCTGGCGCAGCTGCCTGAATTGTGGAAGGCACGCGGGTGGAATATTACTCGCTGA
- the adeP gene encoding adenine permease AdeP has product MSQQHNTQTSGQGLLERVFKLREHGTTARTEVIAGFTTFLTMVYIVFVNPQILGVAGMDTSAVFVTTCLIAALGSILMGVFANLPVALAPAMGLNAFFAFVVVQAMGLPWQVGMGAIFWGAVGLLLLTIFRVRYWMIANIPVSLRVGITSGIGLFIGMMGLKNAGVIVANPETLVSIGNLTSHSVLLGVLGFFIIAILASRNIHAAVLVSIVVTTLLGWMLGDVQFHGIVSAPPSVSTVIGHVDLAGSFNLGLAGVIFSFMLVNLFDSSGTLIGVTDKAGLADEKGKFPRMKQALFVDSVSSVAGSFIGTSSVTAYIESSSGVSVGGRTGLTAVVVGLLFLLVIFLSPLAGMVPPYAAAGALIYVGVLMTSSLARVKWEDLTEAVPAFITAVMMPFSFSITEGIALGFISYCVMKVGTGRFRELSPCVIVVALLFVLKIVFIDAH; this is encoded by the coding sequence ATGAGTCAACAACACAATACCCAGACATCTGGTCAGGGTCTGCTTGAGCGCGTGTTCAAACTGCGCGAGCACGGCACAACGGCACGCACCGAAGTGATCGCCGGTTTCACCACCTTCCTGACGATGGTGTATATCGTTTTTGTTAACCCGCAAATTCTGGGCGTTGCTGGCATGGATACCAGCGCCGTCTTTGTGACTACCTGCCTGATTGCTGCGCTTGGCAGCATTCTGATGGGCGTATTCGCTAACCTGCCTGTGGCGCTCGCCCCGGCAATGGGTCTGAATGCCTTCTTCGCGTTCGTGGTCGTTCAGGCGATGGGCCTGCCGTGGCAGGTTGGCATGGGCGCTATCTTCTGGGGCGCCGTTGGCCTGCTGCTGCTGACCATCTTCCGCGTGCGCTACTGGATGATTGCCAATATCCCGGTGAGCCTGCGCGTGGGCATCACCAGCGGTATCGGCCTGTTCATCGGCATGATGGGTCTGAAAAACGCTGGGGTGATCGTGGCGAACCCGGAAACGCTGGTGAGCATCGGCAACCTGACCTCTCACAGCGTGCTGCTGGGCGTGCTGGGCTTCTTTATCATCGCCATCCTCGCGTCCCGCAATATTCACGCGGCGGTGCTGGTGTCCATCGTGGTCACCACGCTGCTGGGCTGGATGCTGGGCGATGTACAGTTCCACGGTATCGTCTCAGCGCCACCGAGCGTCTCTACCGTTATTGGTCACGTGGATCTGGCTGGGTCGTTTAACCTCGGTCTGGCGGGCGTGATTTTCTCCTTCATGCTGGTGAACCTGTTTGACTCCTCCGGTACGCTGATCGGCGTGACCGATAAAGCCGGTCTGGCGGATGAGAAAGGTAAATTCCCGCGTATGAAGCAGGCGCTGTTTGTAGATAGCGTCTCCTCCGTTGCAGGTTCTTTCATCGGGACCTCCTCTGTGACCGCTTACATTGAGTCCTCTTCGGGCGTCTCCGTTGGCGGCCGTACCGGCCTGACGGCGGTAGTAGTGGGCCTTCTGTTCCTGCTGGTGATTTTCCTGTCTCCGCTGGCGGGGATGGTCCCACCGTATGCGGCCGCAGGCGCGCTGATCTACGTAGGCGTTCTGATGACGTCCAGCCTGGCGCGCGTGAAGTGGGAAGATTTGACGGAAGCCGTTCCGGCGTTTATTACCGCAGTCATGATGCCGTTCAGCTTCTCGATTACCGAAGGTATCGCGCTGGGCTTTATCTCTTACTGCGTGATGAAGGTCGGTACCGGCCGCTTCCGCGAGCTCAGCCCGTGCGTGATCGTTGTGGCGCTGCTGTTTGTGCTGAAGATTGTGTTTATTGACGCGCACTGA